From one Thamnophis elegans isolate rThaEle1 chromosome 9, rThaEle1.pri, whole genome shotgun sequence genomic stretch:
- the TLX2 gene encoding T-cell leukemia homeobox protein 2: MEALGLERETGSAPPQPSEPIRFGIDQILGCPPPQSCVGETAALEGHGEADLALQSSGYEAEYGPACSLGAYVLPEASPGGVIRVPAHRPIPSVAVHPRPAGASLAFPWMEHSRRLTKDRMAAALPPFPVARRVGHPYQNRTPPKRKKPRTSFSRAQICELEKRFHRQKYLASAERAALAKALKMTDGQVKTWFQNRRTKWRRQTAEDREAERQQASRLMLHLQPDPFPKSLGQPLQQDPLCLHNASLFALQNLQPWAENHEVTSVSGAATLV, translated from the exons ATGGAAGCCCTGGGGTTGGAGCGGGAGACGGGATCCGCACCGCCACAGCCCTCCGAGCCCATTCGCTTCGGAATCGATCAGATTCTGGGCTGCCCGCCGCCGCAGAGCTGCGTCGGCGAAACAGCAGCCCTCGAGGGCCACGGGGAAGCAGACCTTGCCCTCCAAAGCAGCGGCTACGAGGCAGAATATGGTCCCGCGTGCTCCCTCGGGGCGTACGTTCTTCCGGAGGCGTCGCCGGGCGGGGTGATCCGAGTGCCCGCGCACCGCCCGATTCCCTCCGTGGCCGTCCATCCTCGGCCGGCGGGAGCCAGCCTTGCCTTCCCTTGGATGGAGCACAGCAGGCGACTGACCAAGGACCGGATGGCAG CCGCGTTGCCGCCCTTCCCCGTGGCCAGGCGGGTCGGCCACCCGTATCAGAATCGCACGCCGCCCAAGCGCAAGAAGCCGCGGACGTCCTTTTCCCGAGCGCAGATCTGCGAATTAGAGAAGCGGTTCCACCGGCAGAAATATTTAGCGTCCGCAGAGCGAGCTGCCCTGGCCAAAGCGCTGAAGATGACCGACGGCCAGGTCAAGACGTGGTTTCAGAACCGTCGCACAAAGTGGAG GCGACAGACGGCGGAGGACCGCGAGGCGGAGCGCCAGCAGGCCAGCCGGTTGATGCTGCACCTCCAGCCGGACCCCTTCCCGAAGAGTCTGGGGCAGCCGCTGCAGCAGGACCCTCTCTGTTTGCACAACGCCTCACTCTTCGCCCTGCAGAACCTGCAGCCCTGGGCAGAGAACCACGAGGTTACCTCAGTCTCCGGAGCCGCCACGCTGGTGTGA
- the PCGF1 gene encoding polycomb group RING finger protein 1 isoform X1, with protein sequence MASPPAGGPMAIAMRLRNQLQAVYKMDPLRNEEEVKVKMKELNEHIVCFLCAGYFIDATTITECLHTFCKSCIVKFLQTSKYCPLCSTKIHETQPLLNLKLDRVMQDIVYKLVPGLQESEERRIREFYQSRGLERGSQASHEDPASDRVGLPYTTFDHSRAHYYRFDEHVTLCLEKQSSSGKEKSKHVLQQKYVRCSVRAQIRHLRRVLCCRLELALQYVQILFDNEVLPDHLTLKQLWLTRWFGKPAPLHLNYSVKEKRR encoded by the exons ATGGCGTCTCCTCCCGCGGGGGGCCCGATGGCGATCGCGATGCGGCTCCGGAACCAGCTGCAGGCCGTCTACAAGATGGACCCGCTGCGGAACGAG GAGGAGGTGAAGGTGAAGATGAAGGAGCTGAACGAGCACATCGTCTGCTTCCTCTGCGCCGGCTACTTCATCGACGCCACCACCATCACCGAGTGCCTGCACACCT TTTGCAAGAGCTGCATCGTGAAGTTCCTGCAGACCAGCAAGTATTGCCCGCTCTGCAGCACCAAGATCCACGAGACTCAGCCGCTGCTCAACCTCAAGCTGGACCGCGTCATGCAGGACATTGTCTACAAGCTGGTGCCTGGCCTGCAGGaga GTGAGGAGAGGAGGATCCGGGAATTCTACCAGTCCCGAGGGCTGGAGCGGGGCAGCCAGGCCAGCCACGAAG ACCCTGCCTCGGACCGCGTGGGCCTGCCCTACACCACCTTCGACCACTCACGGGCTCATTATTACCGCTTTGACGAGCACGTCACGCTGTGCCTGGAGAAGCAGAG CAGCTCTGGGAAAGAGAAGAGCAAACACGTCCTGCAG caAAAGTACGTCCGCTGCTCCGTGCGGGCCCAGATCCGCCACCTCCGCCGGGTTTTGTGTTGTCGACTGGAACTGGCCTTGCAATAT GTACAGATCCTGTTTGACAACGAGGTGCTTCCGGATCACCTGACTTTGAAGCAACTTTGGCTCACCCGTTGGTTTGGCAAG CCGGCCCCGCTGCACCTGAACTACAGtgtgaaggagaagaggaggtag
- the PCGF1 gene encoding polycomb group RING finger protein 1 isoform X2 encodes MASPPAGGPMAIAMRLRNQLQAVYKMDPLRNEEEVKVKMKELNEHIVCFLCAGYFIDATTITECLHTFCKSCIVKFLQTSKYCPLCSTKIHETQPLLNLKLDRVMQDIVYKLVPGLQESEERRIREFYQSRGLERGSQASHEDPASDRVGLPYTTFDHSRAHYYRFDEHVTLCLEKQSSGKEKSKHVLQQKYVRCSVRAQIRHLRRVLCCRLELALQYVQILFDNEVLPDHLTLKQLWLTRWFGKPAPLHLNYSVKEKRR; translated from the exons ATGGCGTCTCCTCCCGCGGGGGGCCCGATGGCGATCGCGATGCGGCTCCGGAACCAGCTGCAGGCCGTCTACAAGATGGACCCGCTGCGGAACGAG GAGGAGGTGAAGGTGAAGATGAAGGAGCTGAACGAGCACATCGTCTGCTTCCTCTGCGCCGGCTACTTCATCGACGCCACCACCATCACCGAGTGCCTGCACACCT TTTGCAAGAGCTGCATCGTGAAGTTCCTGCAGACCAGCAAGTATTGCCCGCTCTGCAGCACCAAGATCCACGAGACTCAGCCGCTGCTCAACCTCAAGCTGGACCGCGTCATGCAGGACATTGTCTACAAGCTGGTGCCTGGCCTGCAGGaga GTGAGGAGAGGAGGATCCGGGAATTCTACCAGTCCCGAGGGCTGGAGCGGGGCAGCCAGGCCAGCCACGAAG ACCCTGCCTCGGACCGCGTGGGCCTGCCCTACACCACCTTCGACCACTCACGGGCTCATTATTACCGCTTTGACGAGCACGTCACGCTGTGCCTGGAGAAGCAGAG CTCTGGGAAAGAGAAGAGCAAACACGTCCTGCAG caAAAGTACGTCCGCTGCTCCGTGCGGGCCCAGATCCGCCACCTCCGCCGGGTTTTGTGTTGTCGACTGGAACTGGCCTTGCAATAT GTACAGATCCTGTTTGACAACGAGGTGCTTCCGGATCACCTGACTTTGAAGCAACTTTGGCTCACCCGTTGGTTTGGCAAG CCGGCCCCGCTGCACCTGAACTACAGtgtgaaggagaagaggaggtag